The Microcoleus sp. FACHB-831 genome has a window encoding:
- the clpS gene encoding ATP-dependent Clp protease adapter ClpS: protein MSVETIQKPSTVRKIAPRYRVLLHNDDFNPMEYVVQVLMTTVPSITQPQAVNIMMEAHTNGLALVITCAQEHAEFYSETLNNHGLTSTIEPDE, encoded by the coding sequence GTGTCGGTTGAAACCATCCAAAAGCCTTCAACGGTTCGTAAAATTGCACCTCGCTATCGGGTTTTGCTCCATAATGATGACTTCAATCCAATGGAGTATGTGGTGCAGGTCTTGATGACGACTGTGCCTAGTATTACGCAACCTCAAGCCGTTAACATTATGATGGAAGCCCACACCAATGGGCTTGCCTTGGTAATAACTTGCGCTCAGGAACACGCTGAGTTTTACAGCGAAACTTTGAACAATCACGGCTTGACTAGCACGATTGAACCTGACGAGTAA
- a CDS encoding AI-2E family transporter, whose product MYKQRLALSLSNILLIVVTGLLVVLLWQLRSLLLTLMIAVVLAAAIAPLIDGAERLRLPRWLAVITVYLSLIGLITGAVVLIGPTVFGQIQLLSGRLPVYLETLRAILENLAVRFGITQPESISQLLDIQGLTSWAIGSSQQLLVRSYGFTRGIVGGALNLILAILLSGYMVADSQNLIKGLVELFPQPWEDRLAAQVEPVSQRMGGYIQGRVLVSAILAVAISFGLGILGLSEFALGLGAIAGFTNLIPFFGSVLGVIPALLVAVAQGGLTFVWVLLLFVIIQNLEAYVLDPLLVGSSVRVHPLYQLLAVLGGTQVLGIIGALIVPPWVAGAAVLLENLYLHPKMEAEEQVSALELSQPDGSSAMSVNR is encoded by the coding sequence ATGTATAAGCAGCGCCTTGCTCTTTCCCTATCTAATATTCTGCTGATTGTAGTAACAGGCTTATTGGTGGTGCTACTTTGGCAGTTGCGGAGTCTGTTGCTGACGCTGATGATTGCTGTAGTATTGGCAGCGGCGATCGCTCCTTTGATAGATGGCGCAGAACGCTTGCGGCTTCCCCGTTGGCTGGCTGTCATCACTGTTTATTTGTCGTTAATCGGTCTAATCACAGGGGCAGTGGTGTTAATTGGCCCCACCGTTTTCGGGCAAATTCAGCTATTAAGCGGTAGACTGCCAGTTTATTTGGAAACTTTGCGGGCTATTCTGGAAAATTTAGCGGTCAGATTCGGCATTACTCAGCCAGAGTCTATCAGTCAATTGTTGGATATTCAGGGTTTAACGTCTTGGGCGATCGGTTCTTCTCAACAACTCTTAGTGCGCTCTTACGGTTTTACCAGAGGAATTGTAGGCGGGGCGTTGAATCTGATTTTGGCTATCTTACTTTCTGGCTACATGGTAGCTGATAGTCAAAATTTGATTAAAGGTCTGGTGGAACTATTTCCGCAACCTTGGGAGGATCGTCTTGCAGCGCAGGTGGAGCCTGTAAGTCAGCGCATGGGAGGTTACATCCAGGGAAGGGTTTTGGTGTCCGCGATTTTGGCTGTGGCGATTAGTTTTGGCTTAGGAATTTTGGGGCTATCGGAGTTTGCGCTAGGATTGGGGGCGATCGCTGGCTTTACCAATTTAATTCCGTTTTTCGGTTCGGTTTTGGGTGTAATTCCTGCTCTACTGGTGGCTGTTGCTCAAGGCGGTTTAACCTTTGTCTGGGTGCTGCTTTTGTTCGTCATCATCCAAAATCTGGAAGCTTATGTACTAGATCCGCTATTAGTGGGTTCTTCTGTGAGGGTACACCCGTTGTATCAACTATTGGCCGTTCTGGGGGGAACCCAGGTTTTAGGCATTATTGGCGCTTTGATCGTACCGCCTTGGGTTGCTGGTGCGGCTGTGCTGCTGGAGAATCTTTACTTGCATCCCAAAATGGAGGCGGAGGAGCAGGTTTCTGCGCTAGAGCTTTCGCAGCCAGATGGTTCAAGCGCTATGTCGGTGAATCGTTGA
- the cysS gene encoding cysteine--tRNA ligase, whose amino-acid sequence MTLTLYNTLTRRKETFEPLEPGKVGMYYCGVTVYDYCHLGHARACIVWDVTRRYLQWRGYKVRFVQNFTDIDDKILARARIQGSSMQEVAECYINAYFEDMARLNIQEADEYPRATHTLDGIKRLIHELEQKDYAYASAGDVYYAVRRFTEYGKLSGRKLEDMEAGASGRVEVEDPDAAKKKDPFDFALWKGAKPGEPAWESPWGSGRPGWHIECSAMVRDRLGETIDIHAGGADLIFPHHENEIAQSEAVTGKHLANYWLHNGMVTVNGEKMSKSVGNFITIRELLDRPVDPMAVRLFVLTAQYRKPIDFTSEAIAAATNGWNTLKEGLLFGHQHGEKLGWMPVSPESSQNTFVEKFQAEVDDDLNFPGGLAVLFELAKELGTQGNILVHEGKTTIPPEQLKDQWETLVSLAAVLGFEAEPEEKAATGLSDAEIEDLIQKRQEARKAKDFAESDRIRNELQSQGITLIDSKDGTRWHRS is encoded by the coding sequence ATGACCCTAACACTTTACAACACTCTCACCCGTCGCAAGGAAACATTTGAACCCCTCGAACCCGGTAAAGTCGGGATGTACTACTGCGGCGTGACGGTGTATGACTATTGCCATTTGGGTCATGCCAGAGCTTGCATAGTTTGGGACGTAACGCGCCGCTATCTGCAATGGCGGGGATATAAGGTGCGCTTCGTGCAGAATTTTACCGATATTGACGACAAAATCCTCGCTCGGGCGCGGATACAAGGATCGTCGATGCAGGAAGTGGCCGAATGCTACATCAACGCTTATTTTGAAGATATGGCGCGGCTGAATATTCAGGAAGCGGATGAGTATCCCCGCGCGACTCATACCCTCGATGGGATTAAGCGGCTGATTCACGAGTTAGAACAAAAAGATTACGCCTACGCTTCTGCTGGCGATGTTTATTATGCGGTGCGGCGGTTTACAGAATACGGTAAGCTGTCGGGACGCAAGTTGGAAGATATGGAAGCTGGCGCTAGCGGTCGGGTTGAGGTGGAAGATCCAGACGCGGCGAAGAAGAAAGACCCGTTTGATTTTGCTCTGTGGAAGGGAGCAAAACCGGGGGAACCAGCTTGGGAATCGCCTTGGGGTTCTGGTCGTCCGGGGTGGCATATTGAATGTTCGGCGATGGTGCGCGATCGCCTGGGCGAAACTATAGATATCCACGCTGGTGGTGCTGACTTAATTTTCCCGCACCACGAAAATGAAATCGCCCAATCTGAAGCGGTGACGGGGAAGCACTTAGCTAACTACTGGCTGCACAATGGCATGGTAACGGTGAATGGCGAGAAGATGTCCAAGTCTGTGGGCAACTTTATCACCATTAGAGAGTTGCTGGATAGACCTGTTGACCCGATGGCGGTGCGGTTGTTTGTCTTAACGGCACAGTATCGCAAGCCAATTGATTTTACGTCGGAAGCGATCGCTGCTGCCACAAATGGCTGGAATACCCTCAAGGAAGGTTTGCTGTTTGGACATCAACATGGTGAAAAACTCGGTTGGATGCCAGTTAGTCCGGAGTCAAGCCAAAACACCTTTGTAGAAAAATTTCAGGCGGAAGTTGATGATGACTTAAATTTCCCTGGTGGTTTGGCTGTGTTGTTTGAACTAGCCAAAGAGTTAGGGACTCAGGGCAATATTTTGGTGCATGAAGGTAAAACTACGATACCCCCAGAACAGCTAAAGGACCAGTGGGAAACGCTAGTTAGTTTGGCTGCTGTTTTGGGTTTTGAAGCTGAACCGGAGGAAAAAGCCGCCACTGGTTTAAGCGATGCTGAGATTGAAGATTTGATTCAAAAACGGCAAGAAGCGCGGAAAGCTAAGGATTTTGCCGAAAGCGATCGCATCCGCAATGAGTTGCAATCTCAAGGCATTACTCTAATTGATAGCAAAGATGGAACGCGATGGCATCGCAGTTAA
- a CDS encoding GTP-binding protein: MQSAVTPSQSPAIDAPKTGLPVTIITGFLGSGKTTLLNHILSNQEGVKTAVLVNEFGEIGIDNELIVTTGEDMVELSNGCICCTINNDLVEAVYKVLERPEKVDYLVVETTGLADPLPVALTFLGTELRDMTRLDSIITVVDSENFSLDLFNSEAASNQIAYGDIILLNKADLVDEGDLDALELRIRDIKQGARILRTTRGQVSLPLILSVGLFESDKYFETSDEHGHDHEHHDHDHHDHDDHHDHSACDHDHGQCAHDHHDHDHHHHSNHLENDGFISISFQTDKPLSIKKFQYFLDNQLPANVFRAKGILWFDESPKRHIFHLCGKRFSLEDDEWTGEKKNQLVLIGQDLDREKLRSQVESCICLPSSNRGKGFGK, from the coding sequence ATGCAATCAGCAGTCACTCCCAGTCAATCCCCGGCAATAGATGCCCCTAAAACCGGCTTGCCAGTCACAATCATTACAGGTTTCCTCGGTAGCGGCAAGACCACTCTCCTCAATCACATCTTAAGCAATCAGGAAGGCGTGAAAACCGCTGTTCTGGTCAATGAATTTGGTGAAATCGGCATTGATAACGAGTTGATTGTTACCACTGGCGAAGACATGGTGGAACTGAGCAACGGTTGTATCTGCTGCACCATTAATAATGATTTGGTAGAAGCAGTTTACAAAGTATTGGAACGCCCCGAAAAAGTTGATTATCTAGTTGTGGAGACAACTGGATTAGCAGATCCTTTGCCCGTAGCGCTGACGTTTTTAGGAACGGAATTGCGAGACATGACGAGGCTGGATTCTATTATTACCGTAGTAGATTCTGAGAATTTCAGTCTCGATTTGTTCAACAGCGAAGCGGCTAGCAACCAAATTGCCTATGGCGATATCATTCTGCTCAATAAGGCAGATTTGGTGGATGAAGGAGATTTAGACGCTTTAGAATTGCGGATTCGCGATATCAAACAAGGCGCGAGGATTCTCAGGACAACGCGGGGACAAGTGTCCTTACCGTTAATTCTCAGCGTTGGTTTGTTTGAGTCTGACAAGTATTTTGAAACTTCTGATGAGCATGGTCACGACCACGAACACCACGACCATGACCACCATGACCATGATGACCACCACGATCATAGTGCCTGCGACCACGATCATGGTCAATGCGCTCACGATCATCACGACCACGATCATCACCATCACTCGAACCACCTGGAAAATGATGGGTTTATCTCAATTTCTTTCCAGACCGATAAGCCTTTGTCGATTAAGAAATTTCAGTATTTCTTAGATAATCAATTGCCTGCTAATGTTTTCCGGGCTAAGGGTATTTTGTGGTTTGATGAAAGCCCGAAGCGCCATATTTTCCACTTGTGTGGGAAGCGTTTCTCGTTAGAGGATGATGAGTGGACGGGTGAAAAGAAAAACCAGTTGGTGTTGATTGGTCAAGATTTGGATCGAGAGAAGTTGCGATCGCAGGTCGAATCTTGCATCTGTCTCCCCTCTTCCAATCGCGGCAAAGGTTTTGGAAAGTAA
- the dtd gene encoding D-aminoacyl-tRNA deacylase, protein MRVIIQRVNSSQVDVDGVVVGKIGRGLNLLVGIATEDTDAELDWMARKCLELRLFPDAESGTGRWEKSVQEIGGELLVISQFTLYGDCRKGRRPSFDKSAAPEIAKELYDRFVDKLRQSGLRVETGQFGAMMQVSIENDGPVTLLLEREAI, encoded by the coding sequence ATGCGCGTTATCATCCAGCGAGTTAATTCTTCTCAAGTTGACGTTGATGGTGTAGTCGTCGGCAAAATTGGCCGGGGGCTAAATTTGTTAGTAGGTATTGCCACAGAAGACACCGACGCTGAACTTGACTGGATGGCTCGTAAGTGTTTGGAATTGCGCTTATTTCCAGATGCAGAAAGCGGTACTGGTCGCTGGGAGAAATCAGTTCAAGAAATTGGCGGCGAGTTGTTGGTAATTAGCCAGTTTACTCTCTACGGCGATTGCCGCAAAGGTCGCCGCCCATCTTTTGATAAGTCAGCTGCACCTGAAATTGCTAAAGAATTATACGATCGCTTTGTGGATAAGTTGCGTCAAAGTGGTTTAAGGGTAGAAACTGGTCAATTTGGCGCGATGATGCAGGTGTCGATTGAAAATGATGGCCCCGTTACCTTGCTGTTAGAGAGGGAGGCAATATAG
- a CDS encoding pentapeptide repeat-containing protein — protein MTKVDGKTFAFAGIPDGLGLFESGGYNYVFANHEIGATNASAISSTVPGQIKGARGVPEGKGAIVDSVNGIKRRVMNGLEEFRKRYEAGILEFPRFRMPGVNLPEKDLRHAHFNYAHLPGANFQGANLEDADFTGANLRGAAFEEAYLRGANLEAADLSGARLGQTSLEGANLSHVKFRGAILDEVTFINANLSYADLSGAELNAVMDGAIFCETIMPDGSVRNGVC, from the coding sequence TTGACCAAAGTTGATGGCAAAACCTTCGCCTTCGCAGGAATTCCAGATGGTTTGGGGTTATTCGAGTCCGGAGGCTATAACTACGTCTTCGCCAACCATGAGATCGGCGCGACCAACGCATCTGCCATCTCCTCCACCGTTCCGGGACAGATAAAAGGAGCGCGTGGAGTTCCAGAGGGAAAGGGCGCTATTGTTGATAGTGTAAACGGAATCAAGAGGAGAGTTATGAACGGCCTTGAAGAATTCCGAAAGCGCTACGAAGCTGGCATCTTGGAGTTCCCTAGATTCCGCATGCCGGGTGTCAATCTGCCGGAGAAGGATCTCAGGCATGCCCATTTCAACTACGCCCATCTCCCAGGTGCTAACTTCCAAGGTGCCAACCTTGAGGATGCCGATTTCACTGGTGCCAACTTGAGAGGAGCGGCGTTCGAGGAGGCTTATTTGAGAGGGGCTAATCTGGAGGCTGCTGACTTGAGTGGTGCTAGGCTGGGTCAAACTTCTCTCGAAGGTGCCAATCTCAGCCATGTCAAATTCAGAGGTGCCATTCTGGATGAAGTCACTTTCATTAATGCCAACCTGAGCTATGCCGATCTGAGCGGTGCTGAGCTTAATGCTGTAATGGACGGAGCCATTTTCTGCGAAACTATCATGCCGGATGGTAGTGTCCGGAATGGTGTTTGTTGA
- the psb28 gene encoding photosystem II reaction center protein Psb28, producing MADIQFSRGINEEVIPDVRLTRSRDGNQSTATFYFQNPQALSSTSTAEVTGMYMVDEEGEIVTREVKAKFINGQPEALEVFYLMNSSEDWDRFMRFMERYAEKHGLGLSKS from the coding sequence ATGGCTGATATTCAGTTTTCCCGAGGTATCAACGAAGAAGTCATTCCCGATGTGCGCCTGACTCGCTCTCGCGATGGCAACCAAAGTACGGCGACGTTTTATTTCCAAAATCCCCAAGCGTTGAGCAGCACCAGCACCGCAGAAGTCACTGGTATGTACATGGTTGATGAAGAAGGGGAAATAGTGACGCGGGAAGTAAAGGCCAAATTTATCAACGGTCAGCCTGAAGCGCTAGAAGTGTTTTACCTGATGAATTCCTCAGAGGACTGGGATAGGTTCATGCGTTTTATGGAACGCTATGCGGAAAAGCATGGTTTAGGCTTGAGCAAGTCTTAA
- a CDS encoding molybdenum cofactor biosynthesis protein B: MTHQPHPDPVGMTVSCAIITVSDTRTEETDKSGQLLRQLLVDAGHSVGAYTIIKDEPEQIRALLENLGTRPDIDALIFNGGTGIAPRDTTYDAIEGALSKVLPGFGELFRFLSYQEIGTRAIASRAIAGVYQHKLVFSIPGSSNAVKLAVQKLILPELAHLVSQIRG, from the coding sequence ATGACACACCAGCCTCACCCCGATCCAGTTGGAATGACAGTTAGTTGCGCTATCATTACCGTCAGCGATACGCGCACGGAAGAAACCGACAAGTCAGGTCAGCTGCTGCGACAGTTACTCGTAGATGCGGGTCATTCTGTGGGAGCGTACACCATTATTAAAGATGAACCAGAGCAAATTCGAGCGCTGCTGGAAAATCTAGGCACGCGCCCGGATATAGATGCGTTGATTTTTAACGGGGGCACGGGTATAGCGCCTCGCGATACTACCTACGATGCGATAGAAGGCGCTTTATCTAAGGTATTGCCTGGATTTGGAGAGTTATTCAGGTTTTTGAGTTATCAAGAAATTGGAACGAGGGCGATCGCATCGAGGGCGATCGCGGGAGTTTATCAACACAAGCTCGTCTTCTCGATTCCCGGTTCTAGCAACGCCGTTAAACTCGCCGTACAAAAACTGATTTTGCCAGAACTAGCCCACCTAGTAAGCCAAATTAGGGGCTGA
- the ctpB gene encoding carboxyl-terminal processing protease CtpB translates to MNQSPKHFHLSKGVLFGGAIAATAAVSLVGCRAVMAALQDSPKAVVDQAWQIVNREYVDGTFNQVDWQKARQELLGKNYTSREQAYTALRNALERLGDPYTRFMDPKQFEALTSQTSGELSGIGLRLELNDKTKALTVVEPIENSPAIKAGIKPGDKIIAIDGKSTNGMSVEAAAKLIRGTAGTKVNLKLSREEKGEFDLALTRANIEIATVRSSVKQEGSLKVGYIRLNEFSSHAAPQMRQAIKKLSDQKVDAFVLDLRGNPGGLLHSSIEIAKMWMDKGSIVRTVDRKGADEEFKANNTQLTKLPLAVLVDGNSASASEILSGALKDNGRAKIVGSQTFGKALVQSVHSLSDGSGLAVTIAHYYTPKGTDISHKGVTPDVKIDLTDADKKRLSVTPNWLATKEDPQYARAIADLASSGLARPNLPQKVPSVSTR, encoded by the coding sequence ATGAACCAATCCCCAAAACATTTCCACTTGAGTAAAGGTGTACTCTTTGGTGGAGCGATCGCAGCCACAGCCGCTGTTTCTTTGGTCGGCTGTCGAGCCGTCATGGCCGCATTGCAGGATAGCCCCAAAGCCGTTGTCGATCAAGCATGGCAAATTGTCAACCGCGAGTATGTCGATGGCACCTTTAATCAGGTAGATTGGCAAAAAGCTCGTCAAGAGTTGTTGGGCAAGAACTACACCTCCCGCGAACAAGCTTACACAGCTCTCCGCAATGCGCTAGAGAGACTGGGAGATCCTTACACCCGCTTCATGGATCCCAAACAGTTTGAAGCACTCACTAGCCAAACTTCCGGGGAACTGTCTGGAATTGGTCTGCGCTTGGAACTTAACGATAAAACTAAAGCTCTCACGGTTGTTGAACCTATTGAAAATTCACCAGCCATTAAAGCCGGGATCAAGCCAGGAGATAAAATTATCGCCATTGATGGCAAATCGACAAACGGGATGAGCGTCGAAGCTGCCGCGAAGCTGATTCGGGGTACGGCAGGTACTAAAGTTAACCTTAAACTATCACGAGAAGAAAAAGGCGAGTTTGATCTTGCACTGACGCGGGCAAATATTGAAATCGCTACAGTCCGGTCATCGGTCAAGCAGGAAGGTTCGCTAAAAGTTGGTTACATCCGCTTGAATGAGTTTAGTTCTCACGCCGCTCCGCAAATGCGTCAGGCGATCAAAAAGCTCTCCGACCAGAAAGTAGATGCTTTTGTGTTAGACCTGCGGGGAAACCCAGGCGGTTTATTGCACTCTAGTATTGAAATTGCCAAGATGTGGATGGACAAAGGTTCCATCGTCCGCACGGTAGACCGCAAAGGAGCCGACGAGGAATTTAAGGCAAATAACACGCAGCTGACGAAACTGCCTTTGGCTGTGTTGGTAGACGGTAACTCCGCTAGTGCTAGCGAGATTCTCAGCGGTGCGCTTAAGGACAACGGACGCGCTAAAATTGTCGGTTCTCAAACTTTTGGTAAAGCTTTAGTGCAATCTGTCCATTCTTTATCAGATGGATCGGGTTTAGCTGTGACTATTGCCCACTACTACACGCCGAAAGGAACTGATATTAGCCACAAGGGTGTTACTCCTGATGTCAAGATTGACTTGACAGACGCAGATAAAAAGCGTCTATCAGTTACACCAAACTGGCTCGCCACTAAGGAAGATCCTCAATATGCCCGCGCGATCGCCGATCTGGCAAGCTCTGGCCTTGCACGCCCAAATTTACCTCAAAAGGTTCCCTCAGTAAGCACGCGCTAG
- a CDS encoding YdcF family protein — translation MRYAAKITAIALSKLKLRWVHFLVGGIGILLGIWLSINTLTLLSRAESPIDAFFVLGGSIRRELYVAQLAKNYPQMPILISQGSKDPCIWLIFQRENAPLERVVLEKCANSTFSNFYYGLPILQKWGVRKVKLITSSSHLPRAEWMAKIILGASGIWVEPDIVIEQGIPGNGESLLKTGLDLTRSLLWAVLSQVYQPNCSNLAKLADVDMQYWQDRGFHCEHQANLE, via the coding sequence ATGAGATATGCAGCCAAAATAACTGCCATTGCCCTATCGAAGTTAAAGCTACGGTGGGTACACTTCTTGGTTGGTGGTATAGGAATACTTCTTGGAATCTGGCTTTCTATTAATACTTTAACTTTGCTGTCTAGGGCTGAGTCACCCATTGATGCTTTTTTCGTACTGGGGGGTAGCATCCGCCGGGAATTATACGTCGCCCAGCTAGCCAAAAACTATCCCCAGATGCCTATTTTGATTTCTCAAGGATCTAAAGATCCCTGCATCTGGCTAATTTTTCAGCGCGAAAATGCTCCCCTAGAGCGGGTAGTTCTGGAAAAGTGTGCTAACTCTACTTTTAGCAATTTTTACTATGGATTGCCAATTCTCCAAAAGTGGGGTGTGCGTAAGGTGAAACTAATTACTTCCTCCTCCCATCTACCACGCGCTGAGTGGATGGCTAAGATTATCTTAGGCGCGTCGGGTATTTGGGTAGAGCCAGATATTGTTATAGAGCAAGGCATCCCCGGTAATGGCGAGTCGTTACTCAAGACTGGTTTGGATTTAACTCGCAGCTTGCTATGGGCGGTACTGAGTCAGGTTTACCAGCCCAACTGCTCCAATTTGGCTAAGCTTGCAGATGTCGATATGCAATATTGGCAAGATCGAGGCTTTCATTGCGAACACCAAGCTAATTTGGAATGA
- a CDS encoding DHH family phosphoesterase — translation MSEQLSQWQVQPTIEPPEWLIKEVRRHAPDLSGNYAAQLLWQRGIRDAEQLPGFLNPNLYKPASAFEFGIEMRWAVERLQQARSRAEIVAIWGDFDADGITATSVLWDGLGQFFTKNSQLIYYIPNRLTESHGLNRQGIDLLASQGCKLIVTCDTGSTNISEIEYARSLGIDTIVTDHHTLPDERPPVTAIINPRYLSVEHPLYHLSGVAVAYKLIEALYETLPDIPNQPLDGLLDLVAIGLIADLVQLSGDCRYLAQRGIERLQLQSKTQNSKSQINRPGVAKLLELCQRSGDRPTDISFGLGPRINAVSRIQGDASFCVELLTSQDEKRCEELAYDAELANSRRKSLQKDVVQQVKVKIAQLDLSTTSVIVLVDEQWPAGVLGLVAGQVAQEYGRPTILLSTDDPQDAEESKIPFPGRGPELAKSKIALARGSARSVNGIDLYKLVKDQAHLLHRFGGHPMAAGLSIPVENVPLFAQAINQQVKQLNVNTGLPVVQADIVCKVRELGKDLFRELKLLEPCGMGNPAPKILIQNCWFDNIWNRNSQDFKGRKVQYIKTELEIWDDSADIGFPGIWWGHYKDEVPADCRCDAIAELDFNTYKKRYEIRLIAVKPSAQSEFGISSTQLDWILDWRAETPEADYSVLMIKECPSSWDELQMWFRRAIAANQKLAIAYPPPEINSPTEIWQQLIGIAKYLARTGSSATLAQLHEKLGISDRALRMGLQALSHLGFEVTSNLSEVHTEELTIQNSRCDKSPSLETHNSPHPSQFLAAVREEQFIRQYFYQVPLSTLQAMTHQTIASEV, via the coding sequence ATGTCAGAGCAACTATCCCAGTGGCAAGTCCAGCCAACAATTGAACCGCCAGAATGGTTAATTAAAGAAGTAAGACGCCACGCGCCCGATCTATCTGGTAATTATGCGGCACAATTGTTGTGGCAGCGTGGAATTAGAGACGCAGAACAACTGCCAGGTTTTTTAAACCCGAACTTGTATAAACCTGCAAGCGCGTTTGAATTTGGGATAGAAATGCGCTGGGCGGTTGAAAGATTGCAACAAGCGCGATCGCGTGCTGAAATTGTTGCCATTTGGGGAGATTTTGACGCCGATGGCATTACTGCAACATCTGTTTTATGGGACGGATTGGGACAGTTTTTTACTAAAAATTCGCAGTTAATTTACTACATCCCCAATCGCTTAACTGAATCTCACGGCTTGAACCGCCAGGGAATTGATTTGCTTGCCTCTCAGGGATGTAAATTAATTGTTACCTGCGATACTGGCAGCACAAATATCAGCGAAATTGAATATGCCCGCAGCTTGGGAATCGATACAATTGTCACCGATCACCACACGCTGCCAGATGAACGTCCGCCAGTAACTGCTATCATCAACCCCCGCTATTTATCTGTCGAACATCCGCTATATCATCTTTCTGGCGTTGCAGTTGCCTATAAGTTAATAGAGGCGCTTTATGAAACATTGCCGGATATCCCCAACCAGCCTCTAGACGGTTTATTGGATTTAGTGGCGATTGGTCTTATTGCTGATTTAGTGCAACTAAGCGGCGATTGTCGTTATTTAGCACAGCGCGGAATTGAACGGCTGCAACTGCAATCCAAAACCCAAAATTCAAAATCCCAAATCAATCGCCCCGGTGTGGCGAAGCTACTGGAATTGTGTCAAAGGAGTGGCGATCGCCCGACAGATATTTCCTTCGGACTTGGCCCCCGTATTAATGCGGTCAGCCGCATCCAAGGCGATGCCTCTTTCTGCGTTGAATTGCTCACCAGCCAAGATGAAAAACGCTGTGAAGAATTAGCTTATGATGCTGAATTAGCTAATTCCCGCCGCAAGTCTTTACAAAAAGATGTCGTACAACAAGTTAAAGTAAAAATAGCTCAGTTAGACTTATCAACTACTAGCGTTATTGTTCTTGTAGATGAGCAATGGCCTGCTGGTGTATTGGGTTTAGTTGCTGGTCAAGTTGCCCAAGAATACGGAAGACCGACCATTTTATTAAGTACGGATGACCCCCAAGATGCAGAAGAATCCAAAATCCCATTCCCAGGCAGAGGCCCGGAACTCGCAAAATCCAAAATCGCCTTAGCGCGTGGTTCTGCCCGTTCGGTTAATGGAATTGATCTTTATAAATTGGTGAAAGACCAAGCACACCTATTACACCGCTTTGGGGGTCATCCTATGGCGGCTGGCTTAAGTATTCCAGTAGAAAATGTTCCCCTGTTTGCACAAGCAATTAACCAACAAGTTAAGCAGTTAAATGTTAATACTGGCCTTCCAGTTGTGCAAGCAGATATTGTTTGTAAGGTGCGAGAATTAGGCAAGGATTTATTTAGGGAACTGAAACTACTAGAACCCTGCGGTATGGGAAATCCAGCGCCAAAAATCCTTATCCAAAATTGCTGGTTTGATAATATTTGGAATCGTAATTCTCAGGATTTTAAAGGTAGAAAAGTTCAATACATCAAGACTGAATTAGAAATTTGGGATGATTCGGCAGATATAGGCTTTCCCGGTATCTGGTGGGGACATTATAAGGATGAAGTGCCTGCGGATTGTCGGTGCGATGCGATCGCTGAATTAGACTTTAATACCTACAAAAAACGATACGAAATCCGTCTTATAGCCGTCAAACCCAGCGCCCAGTCTGAATTTGGTATCTCTTCTACTCAGTTGGACTGGATTTTAGACTGGCGTGCTGAAACCCCGGAGGCTGATTATTCAGTATTAATGATAAAAGAGTGTCCGAGTAGCTGGGATGAGTTACAAATGTGGTTTAGACGGGCAATTGCGGCAAATCAGAAACTAGCGATCGCTTATCCACCACCCGAAATTAACTCGCCAACGGAAATTTGGCAGCAGCTAATAGGAATTGCTAAATATCTCGCTCGCACTGGTTCATCGGCTACCCTAGCTCAACTCCACGAAAAGTTAGGCATAAGCGATCGCGCTCTCCGTATGGGACTACAAGCTCTTTCTCATCTCGGTTTTGAGGTAACAAGTAATTTATCCGAAGTACACACTGAAGAATTAACAATTCAAAATTCAAGATGCGATAAATCGCCGTCTCTAGAAACTCATAACTCTCCTCACCCTTCCCAATTTTTAGCAGCCGTCCGCGAAGAACAATTTATACGTCAGTATTTCTATCAAGTTCCTCTTTCTACGCTGCAAGCCATGACGCACCAAACCATAGCAAGCGAGGTATAA